A genomic window from Carassius auratus strain Wakin chromosome 45, ASM336829v1, whole genome shotgun sequence includes:
- the LOC113062938 gene encoding 39S ribosomal protein L19, mitochondrial-like, whose product MAACTGRTTMGLLRIFRNYPQYERLLSTSLLRHNVTSDGPPKFTPPSKPVIIDKTQKEASLRRFLSPEFIPPRQRTNPVKFSIERKDMIQRRKVLNIPEFYAGSILAVTMTDPHVNGNLNRFVGICIQRSGKGLGATFILRNVVDGQGVEICYELYSPRMRKIEVLKLEKRLDDNLMYLRDALPEYSTFDFDMQPVHYEITGDVPVNLLKVKMRPKPWSKRWERPKFNIKGIRFDLCLTPEMMEHAQKWSEPWRPYDMLKEYDTSSLEEQIFKEVQENLKK is encoded by the exons ATGGCGGCGTGCACAGGGAGGACGACGATGGGCTTACTACGAATTTTTAGAAATTACCCTCAGTATGAAC GACTCCTGTCGACGTCTTTACTGAGGCACAATGTAACGTCAGATGGACCTCCAAAGTTCACCCCTCCATCCAAACCAGTTATCATAGACAAAACACAGAAAGAAGCCTCTCTGCGACG GTTTTTGAGTCCAGAGTTCATCCCTCCTCGTCAGCGCACAAACCCTGTCAAATTTTCAATAGAACGGAAAGACATGATTCAGAGACGGAAAGTTCTCAACATTCCGGAGTTTTACGCTG GCAGTATTTTAGCAGTGACCATGACTGATCCTCATGTGAACGGGAACTTGAATCGCTTTGTTGGAATCTGCATCCAGCGTTCTGGAAAAGGATTGGGTGCTACTTTCATACTTAGGAATGTGGTCGATGgccagg GTGTGGAGATATGCTATGAGTTGTACAGTCCACGTATGCGCAAGATTGAAGTGTTGAAGCTGGAGAAGAGACTGGACGACAATCTCATGTACTTGAGAGATGCTCTACCTGAGTACAGCACCTTCGACTTTGACATGCAACCTGTCCATTATGAGATAACAGGAGATGTTCCGGTTAATCTG TTAAAAGTAAAAATGAGGCCAAAGCCGTGGTCTAAACGTTGGGAGCGTCCCAAGTTTAACATTAAGGGTATCCGCTTTGACTTATGTTTGACCCCGGAGATGATGGAGCACGCTCAGAAGTGGTCAGAACCGTGGAGGCCATACGATATGCTGAAAGAGTATGACACATCCAGCCTAGAGGAGCAGATCTTCAAGGAGGTACAGGAAAATCTAAAAAAGTGA